TGAATTGTTATTTAACGGAGTAAATAATTCtaaatcacatggaagccatgaaatgttcatataataaattaagtcaagtatgccatgtaataaaatagccagtttatatatgccatgtcatacctagatcatgtatgccatgttcatgtagtgaTTAAATCTTATATGCTATGTAATATCAGGAAGTATTTAGATCAAGTATGTTAGGTAAAgttcatatagaactcaaatcaTGTATGCTATGGAATGTTTATATTTAGATCATATTATGCCACGTATAAAGATATGCCATGTTGTGCTATGCCATGTACAAAgatatgccatgttatgctatgtcatTTGCAagtatatgccatgctagaaaagttcatgatattaaataagttcTCAAGCATTAAGAAAGTTAAGATGTTTAAGGGTGACATGGATTTAAGCGTATTCACCATAAGTTATGATAAGACGGTGCCACGGGAACTAAGCACGGTACACCATATGTTAAGTGAAACATGGACCTAATCATGTTTCATTTCAAGCACTTTaacaaaatctaaaatagaCCTGCACACATCTAAACCCCTCTCTCCCCCACCTCCATCCCTCTGTAACCCAATATAAACCCACTCGCGCCCTTTCTCTCCCAGCAATCCCACACCACGAAGCTGGAGGCAGCAACTCGAACACAATACTCCGTaagtctctctcactctctatctctcgattctctccctccctccctccatttctcttctctaaatctccttttcttccattattttttttccattttctctaaAGATTGTGGTCCATTAGGACCAAATATTTGCACATATAACTTTGCTGGCACCTCAAAACAGTGTTTAAAAGATCAATCCTCTCCAAGTTTCCAGTATTCATCATTTGCTTCCTTGAAGATCTCTTCGATGGTAACACCATTGTCACCTTTATCGAAGTCATCAACATAATTATACTGTTGGGAATAGAGTTCATCTAGCTTTTCTCAATCCCTCAACTTATCTTCAAGTATAATGAACCAGTATCCAAAATCATCATGGCCGAAATGACCCTCTCTTGCACAATTCTCTGTTGGTGACTACCTGTCGAAATCACCAACCAGTGCACAATTGCGAGTACCTGTATTCGGATATAAGAAAGGGCATTGTTAGTTCAAGAACTGAactaaaagaagagaaaagttgACTGGAGAGTTAGTTAAAAATCTTGAACATCATATTATTTAACCAATTAGGAAAGTTATTTAGCCCAGTAATTCAGATGTTTGGgaaatacaaaagaaaaggagatttagagagggggggagggagagagggagagagggagggagagactTATGGAGAGAGAGCGCATTATGGTGTTCGGGTTGCTACCTCTAGCTTCGTGGTGTGGGATTGCTGGGAGATAAAGGGCGTGAGTTGGTTTACATCGGGTTAGGATGGGGAGGGGGAGAGAGGGGTTTGGATGTGTGCAcgtctattttaaattttgttaaaattccTACGTGGCATGTTATTATTAGTCGGTATAAAAATGCTTCTCAAAAACGTCCAACATCTAGTTTTTCTCTTGACATACCTCTTTCTCTTAAAGGAATCTaattagcctttttttttttcctttcatatttgctttttaattctctttggAAAAGTTTtacagaaaatatatatgtacatatatgttatattaaattTCGCAAAACGAGTGTAAAAATgttgaatataaatattataaaataaaaaaaatatttgaatatgatttttattttaaaatttataaaaaaaaaatttattttttaaaaagttgtaatgattagataaaaaatttgaataatattttgtatttaaataatgtttgaaaataaaatatataaaaatacttgagaaacttttattaattttaggGCAACTGAtagggctgggcaaccgggtttcggaccgggtatccgggtatacccggaccGGAACCCGGGTTCAAAATCCGGACCAGGTTCCGGCCCAGTTATACCCGGGTTATgacccggtccgaaacccggattaatctgggtttttacaacccgaaaatccgggttccggattaaacccggatttttttttttttttttttgtactgaAGCCTttctgttattaatttttttatgttgaaaataTGATATCAAAAATCCAAtatttattgcaattttttctagaaatattgttgaaatgCAATTTTTTTGTTACGAAAGGATATTCCTTTACCAGTGGAGCAGTCAACACCAGTGTACCCTTTATCGCATTCACAAAGCCCATTAGAGAGACATTTGCCATAACCATTACAATTGCTGGGGCAAGAGCCTGCAAAAAGTTATACCCAGCAGAAACCGAGAACAGAATTCAGCACCACGAACAAGGAAGAGTTTATATGTAATCATCTCTCTTTTTATGATCACAAAGAATTGCTAGCCATCTAAATAATACAAAGATAACTCGGAAGATCTTTGCCAAGGAAGAAAACAGGGGAGGGGAGAATGCACCCAGTTAGAGCAACCATCCCTTTTCCAATACAAGTTTTGCAGCCTGCCCTTCTGAAACTCAAGCACCTGCACCACAAAATTTAATGGGTTTATATTTTTTCCAAGTATGTGAAGCAAAAATCAGATCTAAAAGAGTGAATGAAAGTTGGATCTCCTTACAAGAGTAAAGCTGGTTACGGTGTATGAACTATTCGCAACAAATGTAGGAACAGACCTTGCAGCATATTTCCGACCCGCAAATGCAACCATATACCCATAAGAGTCCTGTTAAAGGCAGAAGAAACATTACAAGTgacataaatatattacatatacAAGTGAACTTATTGAGGATAAGGAATAAAATTGATTAACCAACTAATAGTAACAATACCATATTAGTCAATCAAGGGGAAGAGTGAAAATCATCTGATCCATTTTTCCAAGTAACCTCAAGAGGTACTTCcttaataaaaaggaaaaaaacaactcaagaaagtgtaaaaCTTTTGTTTGGACAACACAAATTCAATTCAACAAATTCACTACATACTTTTAACTTCGAAATAGAGCAAATAATCAATACCACTTCAGTACTCCATTTTCTCATCATTAACTGGCAAAGCTACGAAGAGCAGCTTTAGTAGGGAATCAACCCAAGAAACTAATGGCAGATAAGCATATGAAAGCAACTATCCatcccaaccaaaaaaaaaatccaaaaaatagcAAGTATTTGGGAGTTAGCACTTGAAacaggcaaaaaaaaaaaagtctcaaaCAACGCCAGAGTTCAAATTATTCTGATCCACAAAGTAGTGAAAGAATTTGACGCTTGTTATGAAATCAGatccaagaaaaattctaaaactcAAACCCAATATGGCTAAGGAAGCGTCTGAACTCTACATACTGGAAAATAAGAGGGACTCACTATAAAAACTTGACTGGCACCGTAAGTTCCTAGTAAAGGATGAAAACAGAGAACttcaaattacatttttttatgagtagcaaaaaaaataacattttcctCGAAGAGAGAGGAGGGCTTGATATTTCTCAATGAAGCATTGTGAGATTTGAAATGCAACATAATTCTCTGGCACAAAATCAAGGCTGAGTTACATAACCCAACACAACCCTAGtaatatttacatatcaaaCCCATTATAAGACCCTGTTTCTAGCACAAAATTAAGGGCGTGGAATAAGATCGGAATCCTAAAGTCTAAACACAACCCTAGtaatatttacatatcaaaCCCATTATAAACCCTAATGCTATCGGCAGTCTAAGCTAAACAAACACATTACAGAATCATCTACTTACATATATCGGCACGAGGAGGACGTCGAGGCACGAGGATGAAGACGGCGGCTAGAGTTTCCTTAGCCATATCAGAAACCctaaacaaatcacacccaaatcAGAAACCGAGGACGGGATGAAGGCGAGGACGGGATGACGGCGAGGACGGGATGAGTGGATGACGGCGAGTCGGCGACGACgggatgaggctagggtttcgggaAAATtcggagagagagggagagagagagagtcagattgggggggggggaatggGATGCTGAAGGGTATATAGGCACTGggtttgggttttaaaaaaacccgggtaccgggtGCACCCGGGTTTTAGAAAACGGGTACCGGCCCGGGTGTTTTCCGGGCCGGTGCCCGTAACcggaacccggttatccgggttccggaccgggccggaaaaaatccggcccggttgcccagccctaGCAACTGATAGGAATAGGGAGTGAACTCAATGACATCAAGTGTCAAAGTGTAAAGATATCCAATGTCCCGACCTAAATGAAGTGGATAAGACTAAGCTCAAAGGCATTATCAATAACCAAAGTCATAGATATACCCAAATGGAAACCTTAATTTAAAGCTTAaaccaaacaaaacaacacaaaacAAGTGTAGAATTAGGAAGAGCCAATATTCAAGTTGCACAACACATACGTACCAAACAAAATCAGACCGTtccaattatttgatattttatcagatattttaatttaagataTTTGAAGCTTTGATTACTAtgtaaataatttaaacaagtAATGATACATCTACAATATTTTTACACGTGATATTCTCAATGTATCATAAtatgtcatattataaaattatttgtatatatGTTACGAGCATTGACATTGGCTTAACCATATGCTAATGTTAGCTACAACTTAGTTAATAGGACCTAAAATCTCTATGTATTGGATTAGGCATTATCATCTTATTTTGATTATGCATTATAAGTAATGTTATACACAGTTATAAAATATTGCgtacttattttgaaaaagagaaatttattattaaaaaaattatttttttcataaaaatcctatatttactcaaaaaaaaaaaaaaaaaaaaaaaaagagtgcacTAGCTGGCTATAATTATAAAAGGAGCTACCACTGAAACCGATAAACAACCGAACGGTTCTAACCGATCGATAAGTGTAAatgcaatattttttatttttctcccttttattttaatcatttttatatatatttaaatattttttaaaaagcaaaaatataaatatactaataataactttcttaattattaaataaaaaataaaaatatcactcGATTaattcaaatatcattttttaactataaatatcattttccaaaacagtTATACGATGATCACGTGGGGGTAACCAACAAGAATTTCAGAGACAACTCCTCCGTCCCTTACTTCTGTGGCTCTTAAACCAGCAATCAATCGTCAACAATCGAACTCCATCGAACGAAACCGACACCGACAAGTAGCGATCCTACACGCACGCACGCTTATGACCCACATGCACCAACATCCTCTCCTCGTGGCGCACTTTCATTGGCTGAGACGCTTGATTTCGTCCCGACCAAAAACCcgccctttttttttctaatctcatAAAACCCAACACGTGGAGACACAATTTCTGACCTCGAAGAGTTCTTGAATCTTAATCCTCAGCATCCACGTGTCAGATCGCGCCACCCCTGCAAGCCACGCATAAAAATCCTCAAAGGTCTGAGGTCGCCACGTGACATGTCGTGGTGGAGTAGGTCACAGCAGCTCTATATCCATACAAGTCTCTTCCTATATAAAGGGTTGGCTCAACCTTTAACATGAAAGATAAGCTGGAAACAAAAATGGAACGGGTAGGAGGAGCATCTTCTGTGAGGATTGATAGGAAATCCTCCATAGATTCCGAACCCAGAACTTTGAGCATCGATCAAATCCACTATGCCAGGgtaacaacatatatatatatatatatatattgcttctctttttcatatatatatatatatgattttgcagtgtttttagagagagagagatttatgGCATAGGTTTGtgatagtttttgttttctgtttgtaGGAGGCAGCGCTGTATGTGATGAAAACTATGTCCATTGAAGAAGCAATGAGTAATTTCACGCAGGTAAAGCAAAGCCTAGCATTGGAAAGAGAGAACTCTTGATCAGTCATAAATTTTACAGAGTTTTATATGAATGATCACGATcactaattatatatttttgatttCTTGATTTCAATGATATCTGCCATATGCAAGAGGCCCAAATCCtttaccatgcatgcatgcatgcggcTTAAAGTTAGAGATCATGGATAACCCTCATGATGATCCTTTGGTAGTTTGATGCATACATGCATAGGTATGCAACAAACAATTAATTAAGAATCTGCATGCTTGAcgtatgatatatataattttcttgctaGCACTTGGATTATTTACGTACACAACAGACATATGCATactaccttcttcttcttcttcttcttcttcttcttttccattAAATAGAGATTTTTGATCTGTAAAACATGAATTGTCTTGTGTTGCAATCCAAAGAAATTGCTTGTAATTTTACTGTAGTCCTTGTCCAGAATCTCTGGCCTGTCTTAGATCTTTGTATGTTGTTTCTGCAACTGATTGatctaattaatttaacaaaTTCCAAATGGCAATTTGCAGGGATTAGAACCAGTTGTTAGTGCTGGAAggtgtaataaaaataatgcaatATTGATAGATACAGGTGAAGAGCTGGAGCATGCAGCTGGAGATCATCACCATCCACCTGGACGCAGGGATATTGCATCTGCACCtttctagtttttatttttatttttattattatatcacATACTATGCCAATTTTTTGTCGTCTTCTTCTTAATTTTGATCTTTTGTCATGTAAAGAGGTTCGTCATGTACAGGATGGAATTTTGCCTAATTTCCATGATCATCCTATTTGATTGTTTCTCATGATCatattttcaagatttttttaagttagaaAGAACTCCCATGATTATTAATTGTGACGTACGAATATTGTTCAAATAACACTACTTATATAAATGACGTCATTAATGGATctgatgatcatatatatatatatatatgcatgttgccattaataaataaaagatatattaaGATTATTGAGTGTTTAAGAATTGATTAGTAAACctctcaattttaattttttgatatgaCAATGTCCAAAACTATACTCGatctttcaaatatatattgcCAATTACACgtatcatattttaatatttgaagtgatttttatcatataaagtcattaaaatatattatcagtACTGTAGATTCAAAGATCTTATACGATGAAGAGTTGCTCTAGATTATCTGATTAGATCATTCACATCCGGCTAGTCAATGTTTAGATTTTCTTTGTTTCGAGTCTTTGACCGTCCAAAAGTGGGAAATTTATGGTATTCTTTACCTTCTGGGCAAACCAAAATCTAAATTCGGCTCAAGTAACCTGAATTCCAAGACCAAATGAGCAAAGAACAAAAGTCTCTACTTAACGAGCCTTCACTGCCCGCCCGGCCCCTGTCTTTAATCTTAAGTAAAATGAAGTCAAATCAATTAAGTGAACAGCCCAACCGAGTAAGAAGATACAGAAAACACACTGCATACAGATTACAGACTACAGAGGAGGAGCTTTTTTCTTGGGTTTTAGTGGGCATCCTTACTAAATAGACATCCTTGTACAAAAGCCATCCAAATGGCCACCCGTGCAACAGAGCACCTGGGCTGATTATGGCAACGGACAAAAGATGTTCTCACAAAAATTTTTCTAACATTGCCCTCGTGGACTTAGAGCAGTTATTAGAAACACTGAAAGAAAATTCTATTAGCAATAGAATCACAAAGTACATACGAGCTCGCAAGCAGGGCATTAATGGGATGATAAAATCCATCCGATATCAATGTCACCAAAATTCGGGACTTTAAACAGAATGAATCCACCGTATATCAATCACAAATAATAAACACACACTATCTTACAAGTATTTTTGTCATATAATTTCATGCGTGTAAGTATAGAAGAAAAAAGGTATTAATTAGTGGCTGATCCTTTTTTTCTACCCCTCAGCTATCCAGTGGTGACTCTAGATCCTTCATGTAAATACGATCCTCCTGATGAACACTGGGTTCCTGAACATTGCCATCTACACTCGGTCCAGCAGTGTTGTCCCAGTCCCAAATGATGGTGTTTATCAACTCATGGAAAAAGAGATCATCTTGATCAGGATCAAATTCATCACGACTGAGATTCTGTCAAATCCATAAGGAAATTGTACATAAGTAGGATAGAACGTCAAGGACAACATGCAAGCAGAAGACAAAAGTACATGAAGAATAACATTACGAGTTTTTGTCTATACCATTAGCATGGAAAAAGTAGAGATTCACAAACAATTAAGATCATGCCATCCAATcaaaaacatcaacaatgataTGATATACTTTCACTTTCGATATACTTTCACTTTCAGTAAGtagattatttattttccaaaaccAACAAATTCTTGTATACTTCATGAAAATTTGTATACAGGAATGTGGTAATGCATATCTAGAATAAGTATTTGTCCACAATCTCTTCCCACTATTAATAACAGTGTTATGAAAATCAAGTGAGTTATAAACTGGTTTCAAATCAtatgacatatattatatattttgataagcaGTCTTAAAAGTTCAGGTTGCTGTTTCcaatatcatataattttaaaattacaacaaaTCTATGATACGATCATTGATTAACAGCTTGTTTACAGGTTTGCACAgctttatcattattttcaaaattgccTTAGAAAATGGgctgagaaaggaaagaaaaagaatgaaatgtGGATTGCCAATATTAGAAATACTATATGTTGCACAATTTGGATCCGGTTATCTGTATTGTGGTTCAGTGGTGAGTTAATATGATAGAAATGAATGATACTTGGCAACTATCACATTAAAAAACATGAATGTATTAGATCAGACAAGTGAACAATGTCCAAAGCTCTCGGTAAGTGTGTAATGAACAGTGAACATTAGAAAAGATGTCATGCTTAAAATTCCGGCTGCAACTAGATTAAGGAGATATTGCTGCCACCCACCTCATTTGTTTCATCTCCACACGAAATCACAGTGTTGTCCTCAACGAGGTGGTGAGCAAGCACTGAATTCTCATCCTCATTATCagcacgcacggctggaagtataatttttttttataagtaagaagaatattttattgatataaagataggcatagcccaagtactgCCGGAAGAATATCACCTGAAACTTGATACAACTTACTCGAGACATTATTACGGGGAACATCTGAAATGATCCCCTCAAACTGTGATGGCACAGTCTCAGATAGACTTGACTCAGATGTCGCGCCAACCAATGATGTGGTGCCAATAGCAGCAGAACTGATAGTGTCATTAGGCAGCATAAAACTTGTGGTAGACCTGCCAGCCAAGGTAACATCTTCTGCACAGTCAGCCTCCTCAACATCACTCCAATCACTCCAATCTTCTTCTTTAAATGGTGCTACATATCGGGCACCATTTTTTGGCCCCTTGCCCTTCTTCTGGAAAATCTTACAAAGCACATATGAGTTCTGCGAGACAAATGTCACAAGAATCAATTCAAAAACGGCCACCATAGCACCATCGATTGGTTTTACATATGCAGGAACAAAAATGGAAATCTAGTATAACTTATACATATCACTCCTCTATGCTCCATTTTTTGAAAGGGATAAAATTATTTCTCTGCCATTTTTGCTCGCTCTCCTTCAGAAGGGAAGGCATAAGTAGGAAATAACTAATTGTCTCTTGAGGAAAATACATTTCAAAATTACCCTTACAAAGATTTCCAGATTTTGAAGTATGCATATTCGTGGGGGCAATTCTGGAAACTCACATAAAGATATACATGCGGTgaggaacaagaaaaaaaatgaagcatcTACAAAATGGAAAGACTGACAAATAATAGAGCCCCGAGGGAGTAAATGCATTTACAAAACTATCCTTGTTTCAACATGGcataaaactcaataaacaaGAACCCTTTTACATGGAGATTATGGAAACACGCATATGTTAAACTACTAAAGAGGATGGAAACTTCATAAATAAAGGAGCCAAcaaatacacacattaaaatttctttttcttttttcaaaattaaaattgagtGCTCCTTCGGACCATTTTTGACAGAAAATAACCAAAGCCTGGAAATAGATGTGCCATTCCAAATAGGAATGAACTAGTTATAAATTAGCTCATACAAAAAACACATCAGATAACAAAGCCTTTTTTCCTAATCCAAGCAACAACGACAACAACGCTTTTGATCATACAAGCAAGAGTATCAAACCAAGAATGATAAATATCCAAGCATTACCTGAACATAATCTTCCATAGCCAGATTCTCATAGTTAAGACTGTACTCATACATAACCCAATCTGTTCGTTTCCTTTGTCTGTGAAAAATCATTGTTGTTCTTGAGCCCACCAACACTTCATTGTGAAAAACATTTGGACACTTTCCGGTGCTTTTCCAGTACCCAAATTCAGTTGAGCGATTCACTCTAGGCCCATTGGCATATTTTTTCTCAACTGGGCAAAAGAAGTACCATTGCAGATCACCACTACTCGAAAtggatttttctgatgaaggaaAATGCACACTTCAGTAAGGAACAACGAGAGAAAGCATAATACACTAATCAACCATGACAACAAAAACATGTACATAAGATTGCTCCCGTGTACCTTTAAGATCCCATGGGGCAAACTCGTAGATGTTAACCTCTGCAATTTCTCGAGGACGGAACCTTCTCTTCTTAACTTTCTTCTTTAGATAAAAAAGAACCAGCTCAACATCAGTAGGATCAAAATGATACCCCGGCTGCCGGCGCGGCATTCTCCCCATCAATTAATTCAAGGCAAAGTCCCAAGTGTCGTCTTTCACAGAAACAATTTCTTAACTTTCTTAGAATGCAATGAGAATGGAGCTATCCCcaaaaagaaaactgaaaattgTCACGTCCAATCCCAAAACAAGATCTTCCGCGAATCCAATAGCCTCCCCAAATTCTTGGAACAAAACCGAAAAATTGACAAATGTTTTTCGTTGAGATCAAAAGACATTTGGCGCGCAGTGATTACCCTGCTATCAACATTATTAAGCACGCAATCCGAAAAAGCCCAAAACAGACACCACAGA
The genomic region above belongs to Carya illinoinensis cultivar Pawnee chromosome 4, C.illinoinensisPawnee_v1, whole genome shotgun sequence and contains:
- the LOC122307307 gene encoding NAC domain-containing protein 82-like isoform X2 — translated: MGRMPRRQPGYHFDPTDVELVLFYLKKKVKKRRFRPREIAEVNIYEFAPWDLKEKSISSSGDLQWYFFCPVEKKYANGPRVNRSTEFGYWKSTGKCPNVFHNEVLVGSRTTMIFHRQRKRTDWVMYEYSLNYENLAMEDYVQNSYVLCKIFQKKGKGPKNGARYVAPFKEEDWSDWSDVEEADCAEDVTLAGRSTTSFMLPNDTISSAAIGTTSLVGATSESSLSETVPSQFEGIISDVPRNNVSTVRADNEDENSVLAHHLVEDNTVISCGDETNENLSRDEFDPDQDDLFFHELINTIIWDWDNTAGPSVDGNVQEPSVHQEDRIYMKDLESPLDS
- the LOC122307309 gene encoding uncharacterized protein LOC122307309 isoform X2; amino-acid sequence: MERVGGASSVRIDRKSSIDSEPRTLSIDQIHYAREAALYVMKTMSIEEAMSNFTQVKSWSMQLEIITIHLDAGILHLHLSSFYFYFYYYITYYANFLSSSS
- the LOC122307309 gene encoding uncharacterized protein LOC122307309 isoform X1, with amino-acid sequence MERVGGASSVRIDRKSSIDSEPRTLSIDQIHYAREAALYVMKTMSIEEAMSNFTQGLEPVVSAGRCNKNNAILIDTGEELEHAAGDHHHPPGRRDIASAPF